The following proteins come from a genomic window of Panicum hallii strain FIL2 chromosome 8, PHallii_v3.1, whole genome shotgun sequence:
- the LOC112872397 gene encoding probable E3 ubiquitin-protein ligase ARI5, with translation MATNGDGVSENGRSKRFRATAGSTGHHDDGDNTSDGTGEDYDAGSDDYGGYDEETVGYASGEDYFFNDDCNGEETWVTSVVDDCDRRRRQERVVVVLTEDDVRRRQDEVTAKVAEILSFPAGFAAAVLRHCGWDAGRVEDQWFSDDRRVRGAVGLPPTDGAVPVPTALSAAEAPCGICFTRHPAGQMRSAACRAHFYCGECWRGYIAAAVGEGGARCLSLRCPEPACAAAVVRELVDAAAGAADRSRYARFALRSFVEEGAGHRIKWCPGPGCTRAVELAAGGADADADVFCDCRHGFCWRCGEEAHRPLSCETVRAWLEKNSSFSETANWVLANTKPCPSCRRPMEKDQGCMHMTCPPPCGHQFCWVCLDPWDRHRGCVGFRPDGDEEDAAADPGSQEKVAADLSRRRLASASDRYLYHYERWVANFSSLESVFRDMAELEGSEIARIAAVAGLPETEFGFLTRAYEVVAGGRRVLKWAHAYGYYLDPGRDAARRGLLEDLLDQANAWLERLHASAELERRETFCSSAEPAVIREVLLGYYKGRVENLTAVTRTFLGNLVKAFESDDLPKLSH, from the coding sequence ATGGCGACCAACGGCGACGGCGTCTCTGAGAACGGTCGCAGCAAGAGATTCCGTGCTACCGCCGGCTCTACGGGCCACCACGACGACGGCGACAACACCTCTGATGGCACCGGTGAGGACTACGATGCCGGCAGCGACGACTACGGAGGCTACGACGAGGAAACCGTCGGGTACGCCTCCGGCGAGGATTACTTCTTCAACGACGACTGCAACGGCGAGGAAACCTGGGTGACGAGCGTCGTCGACGACTGCGACAGGAGGAGGCGGCAGGagcgcgtcgtcgtcgtcctgaCCGAGGACGACGTCCGCCGCCGGCAGGACGAGGTGACGGCGAAGGTTGCCGAGATCCTGTCGTTCCCGGCGGGCTTCGCGGCCGCGGTGCTGCGGCACTGCGGGTGGGACGCCGGGCGCGTCGAGGACCAGTGGTTCTCGGACGACCGCCGCGTCCGCGGCGCCGTGGGCCTGCCGCCGACGGATGGCGCCGTCCCGGTCCCTACGGCGCTCAGCGCGGCCGAGGCCCCGTGCGGCATCTGCTTCACCCGGCACCCCGCCGGGCAGATGCGGTCGGCGGCGTGCCGTGCCCACTTCTACTGCGGCGAGTGCTGGCGCGGGTACATCGCCGCGGCGGTGGGCGAGGGCGGCGCGCGGTGCCTGTCGCTCCGGTGCCCGGAGCCGGCCTGCGCGGCGGCCGTCGTCAGGGAGCTCGTcgacgcggcggccggcgccgccgaccGCTCCCGGTACGCGCGGTTCGCGCTCCGGTCGTTCGTGGAGGAGGGCGCCGGGCACCGGATCAAGTGGTGCCCCGGGCCCGGGTGCACCCGCGCCGTGGAGcttgcggcgggcggcgccgacgccgacgcggaCGTGTTCTGCGACTGCCGGCACGGCTTCTGCTGGCGGTGCGGCGAGGAGGCGCACCGGCCGCTCTCGTGCGAGACGGTGCGCGCGTGGCTGGAGAAGAACAGCTCCTTCTCGGAGACGGCCAACTGGGTGCTGGCCAACACCAAGCCCTGCCCCAGTTGCCGGCGGCCGATGGAGAAGGACCAGGGCTGCATGCACATGACCTGCCCGCCCCCCTGCGGCCACCAATTCTGCTGGGTCTGCCTGGACCCCTGGGACCGGCACCGGGGCTGCGTGGGGTTCCGGCCGGACGGAGACGaggaggacgccgccgccgaccccggcAGCCAGGAGAAGGTGGCGGCGGacctgagccgccgccggcTGGCCAGCGCGTCGGACAGGTACCTGTACCACTACGAGCGGTGGGTGGCCAACTTCTCGTCGCTGGAGAGCGTGTTCAGGGACATGGCGGAGCTGGAGGGCTCGGAGATCGCGCGGATCGCCGCCGTGGCGGGGCTGCCGGAGACGGAGTTCGGCTTCCTGACGCGGGCGTACgaggtggtcgccggcgggcggcgggtgcTCAAGTGGGCGCACGCGTACGGGTACTACCTGGACCCGGGCCGCgacgcggcgaggcgcggcctGCTCGAGGACCTGCTGGACCAGGCGAACGCGTGGCTGGAGAGGCTGCACGCCAGCGCCGAGCTGGAGCGGAGGGAGACCTTCTGCTCCAGCGCCGAGCCCGCCGTGATCCGCGAGGTGCTCCTGGGGTACTACAAGGGCAGGGTCGAGAACCTCACCGCCGTGACGCGGACGTTCCTGGGCAACCTGGTGAAGGCGTTCGAGTCCGACGACCTGCCCAAGCTGAGCCATTGA